In Paenibacillus sonchi, the genomic stretch CCGAACTATCTGGTCGATACGACGTTCCAGACGCTGACGGAGAAGGTGACCACGGATGTGGCTGGTGCCTGGTTCGGCTGGTCGGGCTCCTGACATGGGGAACTTCACAACGCTGATGGAAGGCAAACATGACACCTTCAAAATTGCGGCGGCGATTCCTCCAAAGGGACCAAACGGTGATCAGCGCCATGTCTCCTTCCGCTGGCAGGCTGCGGCTCATGGGCTTGCTGTATCCTCGAAGACCGCGCATCCCGAAGAGGTGATGAAATGGCTGGACTACCAGTATTCCGAAGAAGGAATTCTGCTGAACAATTTCGGCGTGGAAGGCAAGTCCTATGATCTGGTGAACGGAGAGCCTGTCTATAAGAAAGAGGTTACGCATCCAACGAATGGGCTGACCAATACCCAGGAGCTGCTGAACCATACCATCGGCGGCGGAAGCTGGGCTACAGTTGCCGATACCCGTTATGCGG encodes the following:
- a CDS encoding extracellular solute-binding protein; translation: MGNFTTLMEGKHDTFKIAAAIPPKGPNGDQRHVSFRWQAAAHGLAVSSKTAHPEEVMKWLDYQYSEEGILLNNFGVEGKSYDLVNGEPVYKKEVTHPTNGLTNTQELLNHTIGGGSWATVADTRYAEQIREANGQTENPLEIYKDYIDFDAKLPPVQFTAEENEIVVPLMADIQTYVAETINARIMGRQSFDDYDKVMKQLEQMGIGEVLKQYQAAFERFKGK